The Eptesicus fuscus isolate TK198812 chromosome 20, DD_ASM_mEF_20220401, whole genome shotgun sequence genome contains the following window.
cagctgctgccagccttgctgccgcccctgctgtgtgtccagctgctgccagccttgctgccgcccctgctgtgggtccagctgctgccagccttgctgccgcccatgctgtgtgtccagctgctgccgcccatgctgtgggtccagctgctgccagccttgctgccgcccctgctgtgtgtccagctgctgccgcccctgctgtgtgtccagctgctgccgcccctgctgtgtgtccagctgctgccgcccctgctgtgtgtccagctgctgccgGCCCTGCTGTgggtccagctgctgccagccttcctgctgcTGATCCACTTGCCCACCAGAGACAAGACATTTCTTTGACTATTTTGCCAAAGTTTCTGTTCCTGCAAGAAACTGGCTCCCTAAGCTTTGCTGAGAAACAACATGCTAACACAACATGCTCATCTTCTTCCTATAATTCTTAGGAGTCCACTGAGGCGATGCAGTCTACTTCCCTTTGAttctgttcttcatttcctcatgaTCAACGTACCAGATACTGGTCAGCTCCATCTGATTTCGACATGAATTCATGGTCTTAGGCCTGATGAAAGTCATCCTCACCTCTTGCCTCTATGGCACGTAAACAAATTATTATGACTGTATATTTAGCTCTGCACAATGATCAATATTGATCATCTTTTTAGATCTGTGCATTATATTTAGTAATTTATGCCAGGCTACTAAACTCTTCACAATCAGTTTGAACCCTCTTCTTGACTGTCCTTTCctaataaaaatctatactatCTTGCATCatatgtttgtattttgtttatttgtttataataCTTCCTTTATGAAGCCTTACTTTTGAGTTGCAGTTTATATGTTTTATCTCATTCAAGTCTCACAATGGCCTTACAAGATAGGAAGAGCAAAAATTATCATTCTCAGTGAACAGAAAATGATTTGACATATGGCTTATAATTGACATAATAGGTCCTACGTACACAGGGTCTTTTGATTCCAGGTCCAGGgcacttttatttacatttttctgtagGTAGAAATAACTGGTGACTGGGCACAGGGGAGGTATATATGTTGAGTTGCTTTTTTAACAATGGGAATAGTCACACCTTTCATATACAGAACTCCTTTCTGTCTACAGAGCTCTTCCCAAATATTCTTCCTACTTCTCTGACCAATAGAGGCTGCTTTAAGAATTTTATCAGTGAAAGCTCTGACAGCTTCCCTAATCCGTAACTGGCGCAACCTGTCATCAGAAAGTAACGTGAGTGTGGTTGGTATTCCTGGCCTTCCCCTTGCCTAGAGGAACCTGTTCTTTGATGTCATAGAATAGGCATTGGTGATATTTCATTTATCTCAACAGAAATTTGGATTAATACTCACCCTTTCAAAGCACGCAAGCTTAGGCCATACTTCCCAGGCTTCCAAATTTTGAGGCAATTTGATCTCCTGACCTGGAAGTTGCTAAAGTAAGATACATTTCCAGAGTCCCGAGAATTGAGGTAACTATGCAATGGGCATATAACCCTTTGATCCAATCATAATCTCTAGGCCATAAAAGGAAACAGTACAGCTTACCATGTTCTCTCGAGATAAAGACTCAGAGttttcaggaaaaagaaagaaaaaagtaggaaGAAGGAAGGATGTATTATTCAAAGTCAAGATGGGCATTGGGTTGGTGTCCAAACAGAGAAAACCTGGATTGTTGGATGAAAAACTGAATAATAAAGGGAATAGCTCTATTAGCCATTAAGGGTTAATATAGCTCTGggagaaaaataagtttttattatgGTCACCTCTTGAGAGATGCAGAGATACTTAGTGTCATATCACTGGATGTGACAGAAAGTGTGATCTTTCTAGAGAATATATATCCAACATAGAAAATAGGTGGGAAGaattgctaacatttattgaagtcCTACTCTATGCTGAGTATTGAGCTAGATATTTGCTCTACATCATCTCTTATTCTCATACAATCCTGAAAAGTGGATATTATTGCCTCCATGGGAGAGCTGAGGAAATCAGTGTTGAGGGAAGCAAAGCAACTAGCATGAAATTGCATTAACTGCAAAACACCATCTGACTTATTAAATCTGTTTTGTGGGAGCACTGGGGAAATGGTAATGATATAGACCAATGGGgggaaattgattttttaaagaggtaTCAAATTAATATGCAGAGAAAGTGTGGTCTTTtgaacagatgatgctgaaacaGCTACTAGTAAATATCCATGtgaaaaaatacaacaacaaaagaccCACTTGGGCCCATATTTCATATGTTATACAAAAccaactcaaaatagattatgCATCTAAATGTAAAGCCTGAAACTACAGAACTTCTAGAGAGAAACATATACAGAACACCTTTCTGTCTACATAGAAAAAAGTTCTGCAGTCCCTCACCCAATCACAGAGCCACTCAGTGTGAGCCAATTTTGTAAAGATGCTACTAGTTTGCATCAACCCTTGTCTGTACTAAGTTCCCTCCAGAACTGTGCAGCTATTCATCTTAAATTCTATCTTTAATTGTAAATTCTCTGTTGTGGAAAAGAGTACAATAGATCTTGGTTATGGGAATTAGAATCATATGGAAGAGTCCTCAACTTCCTGTTCTGCTGCTCCCTagctgtgtgtttgggggggggggcatgcaggatatATTTATGCACCCTCATGAATGTTTCTCATATACAGTGTCATCCTCCTTTTGTCTATTGCTTTCTTTTTCCCACTTCCATACTAAATAGTATGTCCACCCATGGATTAATCTggaattctttctctttcccgGCCTCCTTTACTATATTTGCCAGTCTGTAGGCAGATACCATCTTTAAGATATCATCATTCTTACATTTTCAAGGGGTATCACAAACACATATTTTATTCCTAATCCTTAATAGTAAAAGAtagtttatttgcattttcttctcaGTAATTGGGATTTGCCTTTTTTGTTTATGCCTATATCCTCAATTTAacataaactttatctcaaattTACAAATCAAACCTCCAGACCGAGGTGCTAGGCACATCAGGAGGTGAGTGCTGACCTAAATGGCTAAAGCAAGATTGGTTTACAACTCCATTTATCCCTGCAGAGACCTAATGGAATATGATATATAATCATGAAATTCCTTAAATTTTATCAATCAGTAGCCCCAACAGCAGCTATTATACACGATATGGAATTTTTACTAAAATAGGTCAACAATTTCTGGTCTGACAAGACAGTGGAAAGTGAAAACACTCCAGGTGAGAAGAACTGTGAGCAGTCCATCAAGCTGTAACAATTGCTTAGAAGAAAAGTGGACGAGGAGATGACGTTCATGGGCTGTAGGGAAGCACGGGTGATTGGTCTGAGACCTGGAAGGAGCAAGATGGAAAGATTGGAGATACAGAGATTTGAAGAATCATGTAGCTATAACCACATGTGTGGACAGAAAGTGTCCCCTCTTTGTGTCCCACATCAGTGCCCACAAGAGTATCCACCACTTAGGAGGCACTGGACAATCAGGAGTTAACTTGTCCCGTCTCCCTCCTCAGGTGCCCCAGTGCTTCCATAATAGACCACATACAAAGTAGCCATGGTGACAGGGACCCAGGCTTTGCGTGGAACCAGCCGCCTGCGCTCTCGCCCACCACAGGTGCCTCTACTGAAGGTGCTACTTGTCAGAACCCCTAATATGGTAACATCCCTCATAAAAACTCACTGAAACAAGTTGATTTAAAGTTGGGGATAATAACGTAGGGTGTATGTTTTGTAGAGAATTACTTAATTCCTTTTTGCTCTAAAACAGACGCGGGAGAAGGAGACCACACAAGAAGTACGTGATGCCAAGAATAAGTCCTGATAAGTGAGCCTGTCTTAAGAGGACACAATGGATGCTCAAAATTGCTCGATGCAGATGAATTGCATGCGGGGGGTGACCAGAGCCTGAGAGAAGGAAAGTATCCCTGCATTCGCGAGAGCTCTCCAACGCAGTCACTGCCCCCTAACTGAAACTCACTGCCATCCTCACTGAAACAGCCACTGCTCGCTGAGGTGTGGGACCCTGACTGGGGAAGAACTCTGTAGACACAGAGTTAACTGCATAGATGGGAGATGATTCCATCCATTGTTAAAGGAGAAACTCAAGTGCATAGGTTGCTGGGGGTCAGTCCCAGATTCACCTTGACATTTCTCGATATGGGAATGTAAGTGCCCTTGAGAGGAGTGGGAGGCCTGGTCTTTGCTCTCCTCAGTCCATTTTTAGCTGCATTACACAGTGAAATGTTCTCATCTGAACAAATTGAGGATATAACTCGTGAGAGGCTGTTGAGAGGCTCAAAATGGAAATGCATGCAGTGTGCAATAAGTGTATAGGTCCCTATATCAGGAATGCTGtgtaataaaacaaaatgcaactGGGGATGAGTAAGGGTACAGGATTTATTAAGAAATATAGGAGAGAATTCCAGCATCTA
Protein-coding sequences here:
- the LOC114231601 gene encoding keratin-associated protein 9-1-like; translation: MTCCSPCCQSTCCRTTCCGSSCCQPCCRPCCVSTCCRPCCVSSCCRPCCGSSCCRPCCVSSCCQPCCRPCCGSSCCRPCCVSSCCQPCCRPCCVSSCCQPCCRPCCGSSCCQPCCRPCCVSSCCRPCCGSSCCQPCCRPCCVSSCCRPCCVSSCCRPCCVSSCCRPCCVSSCCRPCCGSSCCQPSCC